In the Candidatus Saccharimonas aalborgensis genome, one interval contains:
- a CDS encoding TrmH family RNA methyltransferase, translating into MEAPHDSRNLIDAYKGKSIDAIVADLDTDAISLEIALDNVSRDYNMGTIVRSANAFGVRHVHIIGSRQWNKRGAMMTDKYLHVHYYANADSFVAAMRQYKKRLIAVDNCEDASLLSEALLPEDCVLLFGAEGPGISEKLRNYAEQTVAIEQFGSTRSINVGVAAGIAMYAWLQQHVLN; encoded by the coding sequence ATGGAAGCCCCTCACGATAGCCGTAACCTCATCGATGCTTACAAAGGCAAGTCGATCGATGCGATCGTGGCTGATCTCGATACCGACGCAATCTCGCTCGAAATCGCTCTCGATAATGTGTCACGCGATTACAACATGGGAACAATCGTTCGCAGTGCCAATGCCTTTGGTGTGCGGCACGTGCACATCATTGGCAGCCGCCAGTGGAATAAGCGCGGTGCCATGATGACCGACAAGTACCTGCATGTGCATTACTATGCCAACGCCGATAGCTTCGTGGCGGCGATGCGGCAGTACAAGAAGAGACTGATTGCTGTGGATAACTGCGAAGACGCGTCTCTGCTATCCGAGGCACTATTGCCCGAGGACTGTGTGCTGCTATTTGGCGCAGAGGGACCGGGCATCTCTGAGAAACTCCGCAACTACGCTGAGCAAACTGTCGCGATTGAGCAGTTTGGTAGTACCCGTAGTATCAACGTCGGCGTGGCAGCAGGGATCGCCATGTATGCGTGGCTCCAACAGCACGTGTTGAACTAA
- a CDS encoding type II secretion system protein yields the protein MAMSSKGFTILELIVVIVVIGTLTTITVVAFNGIQDRAYMSQIYANVSSTAKLMNSYHIFNRTYPIVANTNCIGKVSDYPATGGFAAGSCGIDTSNNSSWGQANDSFMTMLGTMGTVPTGTTPRIATHYGIKYRGIYFQINDYPKGSAWPDSVFFEFAVPGKLDCQGKPYISRYDSSGNSTYCSYYFNAEGN from the coding sequence ATGGCAATGAGTTCAAAAGGATTTACGATTCTCGAGTTAATTGTCGTAATTGTCGTTATCGGAACTCTCACCACAATCACGGTTGTCGCATTCAATGGCATCCAAGATCGTGCCTATATGTCTCAGATATACGCCAACGTGAGTAGCACCGCAAAGTTAATGAACAGCTATCATATATTCAACAGAACCTACCCAATTGTTGCAAACACAAACTGTATCGGAAAAGTGAGCGATTACCCGGCGACGGGAGGGTTTGCGGCGGGGTCTTGCGGTATTGATACAAGCAATAACTCCTCATGGGGACAAGCAAATGACTCGTTTATGACGATGCTCGGCACAATGGGGACCGTACCAACCGGTACAACACCCCGGATTGCCACCCATTACGGGATAAAGTATCGCGGCATTTATTTCCAGATAAATGACTACCCCAAAGGATCGGCGTGGCCCGACTCGGTATTCTTTGAATTTGCCGTACCGGGCAAGCTAGACTGCCAGGGAAAACCTTACATTTCCCGTTATGACTCGTCGGGTAATTCGACCTATTGTTCGTACTACTTCAACGCAGAGGGGAACTAG
- a CDS encoding deoxycytidylate deaminase produces the protein MLTRAEFAQTGQSPDVIDIAMIAAFKVALQSKDPSSQTGAVILGQTGDIIGVGFNGTPRGVKDTKPRRTDRETKLRFYEHAERRAIAQAARLGQATWRACLVSPWVGCTECDRMIIESGIRHVVRFPVVYGDDHWGESIRFGDELMREAGVTVYEDTFDHLSLPPLRRGGKSWVPGEQ, from the coding sequence ATGTTGACACGTGCCGAATTTGCACAAACGGGCCAATCGCCAGATGTTATCGATATCGCAATGATCGCTGCATTTAAGGTTGCACTTCAGAGCAAAGATCCTTCATCGCAGACTGGTGCAGTTATTCTCGGCCAAACTGGCGACATAATCGGTGTCGGATTCAACGGAACGCCGCGTGGCGTCAAGGACACTAAGCCGCGTCGCACAGATCGCGAGACAAAGTTGCGTTTTTATGAACACGCCGAGCGCCGAGCGATCGCCCAAGCAGCGCGATTGGGCCAAGCTACTTGGCGCGCCTGCCTTGTTAGTCCGTGGGTAGGATGTACAGAGTGTGATCGTATGATTATAGAGTCTGGGATACGACACGTCGTGCGGTTTCCTGTCGTGTATGGAGATGATCACTGGGGTGAAAGTATCAGATTTGGTGACGAACTTATGCGAGAGGCGGGAGTAACCGTGTACGAAGACACCTTCGATCATCTTTCACTTCCTCCACTACGTCGCGGCGGGAAATCTTGGGTTCCGGGTGAACAGTAG
- a CDS encoding FAD-binding oxidoreductase, giving the protein MSKVATYLRGHISGEVSARSDVCQAVSTDGGVLSIKPELVIYPRTTNDVRKVTRFAWQLAEKGHVMPITVRGAGTDPTGAAIGKGISLVTMAHMNQLFEYDAKQKLLRLQPGATVHGVSQALSLHGTALMPLFGSIGIGTIGGAVASGVAGPLSGKYGTIEKAIDQLEVVLANGDVIQTGRISKRELNRRKGLQGMEGDIYRGIDGLIEENGELLDSLRADDATGYNAIADVKQKDGSFDLTPLFVGSQGTLGIITEMIMRAEFRSLHFGVAALVYQSANDARDALDALCKLQPAFIEYFDAALFDAAADRGHVFQFYAEAVAKTPGESVILLGFDDFNERHREKQLKKVVKLVAKANVAVTTANGDVAGDLMAALDVAYYTSFPDTVETASPGLYGGFHIPGERFEEFCGHLSELADKLHTALPLAGHAYTGTYTVYPSLSLHKVSDKQLIFKLLDELTSLVTSCGGTMISEGGEGRLKGKFVYAQLDETQVKLYQDIKSVFDPHGILNPGVKAANDVKHLAELLRDHHDVGQLGRFGI; this is encoded by the coding sequence ATGAGTAAAGTTGCGACTTACCTACGCGGGCATATCAGCGGTGAGGTATCAGCACGGAGTGATGTTTGCCAAGCGGTGAGTACAGACGGTGGAGTGCTTTCCATAAAACCTGAGCTCGTCATCTATCCGAGGACAACCAACGATGTGCGCAAGGTAACGCGCTTTGCATGGCAGCTTGCCGAAAAAGGCCATGTCATGCCGATTACGGTGCGTGGTGCCGGTACAGACCCCACTGGAGCGGCTATTGGCAAAGGTATCTCGCTCGTCACGATGGCGCATATGAATCAACTATTTGAGTATGATGCCAAGCAAAAACTGCTGCGACTTCAGCCTGGTGCTACCGTCCATGGTGTATCGCAGGCACTTTCTCTGCATGGGACGGCACTCATGCCGCTCTTTGGTTCGATAGGCATAGGGACGATCGGCGGAGCTGTTGCCAGTGGTGTAGCGGGGCCCCTGTCTGGCAAGTATGGGACCATCGAAAAAGCTATTGATCAGCTCGAAGTGGTGCTAGCCAACGGTGACGTGATTCAGACAGGCCGGATTAGTAAGCGCGAGCTCAATCGACGCAAAGGTCTCCAGGGCATGGAAGGCGACATTTACCGTGGAATTGATGGCCTGATAGAGGAAAATGGTGAGTTGCTTGACTCACTTCGTGCCGATGATGCAACGGGGTACAATGCGATAGCCGATGTCAAACAAAAGGACGGCTCATTTGACTTGACGCCACTCTTTGTTGGTTCTCAGGGTACCTTAGGCATCATCACTGAGATGATCATGCGCGCAGAGTTCCGTAGCCTGCATTTTGGCGTAGCAGCTCTGGTCTACCAGTCAGCCAATGACGCCAGGGACGCACTCGATGCGCTGTGCAAACTACAGCCAGCATTTATCGAGTATTTCGATGCAGCTCTCTTCGACGCCGCTGCCGATAGGGGACATGTTTTTCAGTTTTATGCAGAAGCAGTCGCAAAGACACCTGGCGAATCGGTAATACTGCTAGGATTTGACGACTTCAACGAACGTCATCGAGAAAAACAGCTCAAAAAAGTGGTAAAGTTGGTAGCAAAGGCAAACGTCGCAGTGACTACCGCCAATGGTGATGTTGCAGGCGACCTCATGGCAGCGCTGGATGTTGCGTATTACACATCATTCCCCGACACAGTCGAGACCGCCTCGCCAGGACTTTACGGTGGCTTTCATATTCCTGGCGAGAGGTTTGAAGAATTTTGCGGGCATTTGAGCGAGCTTGCTGACAAGCTCCACACCGCGCTCCCGCTTGCAGGACATGCCTATACTGGTACCTATACCGTGTATCCCTCTCTGTCACTCCACAAGGTCAGCGACAAACAACTTATCTTTAAATTGCTCGATGAACTCACCTCACTCGTCACATCATGTGGCGGGACGATGATTAGTGAAGGCGGCGAGGGGAGACTAAAGGGAAAGTTCGTCTATGCCCAGCTTGATGAAACACAGGTGAAACTTTATCAGGATATCAAGAGCGTTTTTGATCCGCATGGTATCCTCAACCCCGGGGTAAAAGCTGCCAACGATGTCAAACATCTCGCCGAGTTATTGCGCGATCATCATGACGTCGGGCAACTTGGTCGATTTGGGATATAA
- a CDS encoding Mov34/MPN/PAD-1 family protein, whose amino-acid sequence MRILSAPLTAKDAPKLVVPTLFISSSDYDLMLIYAQTASPQEVNGYGLIDQGARDQFILCPGGLFITDQVVTQVSAKPTAVGNAYAGNRADEAGMTLGLQWHSHGRGGAYHSPTDMNTAHNYGRVGTIDWMIWVVINDRGDVVARLEQYAPIRIGVPMTVIVVPDNHQQLLEQVTDDIARHVRVETPPIPSKALAATPAFVSPDKKENTK is encoded by the coding sequence ATGCGCATCCTCTCTGCTCCGTTGACCGCGAAGGACGCACCTAAATTGGTCGTGCCGACACTCTTCATTTCCTCGAGTGACTACGACCTGATGCTCATCTACGCCCAGACGGCCTCACCACAAGAGGTGAACGGCTATGGGCTGATCGACCAGGGCGCCCGTGACCAGTTCATATTGTGCCCCGGTGGCCTCTTCATCACCGACCAGGTGGTGACGCAGGTCAGCGCCAAGCCGACTGCGGTCGGCAACGCCTACGCCGGCAACCGTGCCGACGAGGCCGGCATGACGCTGGGGCTGCAGTGGCACAGCCACGGCAGGGGCGGAGCGTATCACTCGCCGACCGACATGAACACCGCCCACAACTACGGGAGGGTCGGCACCATCGACTGGATGATCTGGGTCGTCATCAATGACCGTGGCGACGTAGTCGCACGGCTCGAGCAGTACGCACCAATCCGCATCGGCGTGCCGATGACCGTCATCGTCGTCCCCGACAACCACCAGCAGCTGCTGGAGCAGGTCACGGACGACATCGCGCGGCACGTCCGCGTCGAGACGCCTCCGATACCATCCAAGGCGCTGGCGGCAACGCCAGCGTTCGTCAGCCCCGACAAGAAGGAGAACACCAAGTGA
- a CDS encoding ThiF family adenylyltransferase: MSNEDFAPNWSDQGGIFDPDSFVGTITIIGAGGIGASLIPTLVTVGFRRFIIYDPDRVEDRNIASQLLYKPRDLYRPKVEVCQEYIQTYGDCQVVVEVHQRLFTAEDRITTPVVISAVDNQDARRMIWQAVQDSPDVRLLIDGRIGSEAFTCLAVDMLDDSDWYDTKFLGDNIAQLPCASRAIAYPAVALGAVITRHLVHWHAGEELPRRVSQDMRDLVQLVIQAPK, translated from the coding sequence GTGAGCAACGAGGACTTCGCTCCGAACTGGTCCGACCAAGGCGGGATCTTCGATCCCGACAGCTTCGTCGGGACCATTACCATCATCGGGGCGGGGGGTATCGGCGCAAGCCTCATCCCCACGCTGGTCACCGTCGGTTTCCGGCGGTTCATCATCTACGACCCCGACCGGGTCGAGGACCGCAACATCGCCAGCCAACTGCTCTACAAGCCGCGTGACCTCTACCGCCCCAAGGTGGAGGTTTGTCAGGAGTACATCCAGACATACGGCGACTGTCAGGTGGTGGTCGAGGTACACCAGCGGCTGTTCACTGCCGAGGACCGCATCACGACCCCAGTCGTCATCAGCGCCGTCGACAACCAAGACGCGCGTCGGATGATCTGGCAAGCCGTCCAGGACTCTCCCGACGTGCGACTCCTCATCGACGGGCGTATCGGCAGCGAGGCGTTCACTTGCCTCGCCGTCGACATGCTCGACGACAGCGACTGGTATGACACCAAGTTCCTCGGCGACAACATCGCCCAGCTGCCCTGCGCCAGCCGTGCCATCGCCTACCCGGCGGTGGCGCTCGGTGCCGTCATCACACGGCACCTGGTGCACTGGCACGCTGGGGAGGAACTGCCACGGCGCGTCTCGCAGGACATGCGAGACCTCGTGCAACTCGTGATCCAGGCCCCGAAGTAA
- a CDS encoding CDP-alcohol phosphatidyltransferase family protein — MIAREVLRPLAKGFQDTRGAWADYSPEQQRAIIEANIVTLGRFAARMIVEAAHSRGKLSRAQFVALESLLDLGDKIDGEIIRSAGAENAFGKVIDPFVDKLDFFVQELLRVLRGELDVATFLLRLGRDVTSTYLRTIQTEHCGDGAAQWWGKLSTAVRSVSLRVGDAYPESKEARWAKHAATGMLLGSLALSLYNYRKTTGHRA; from the coding sequence ATGATAGCTCGTGAAGTTCTACGCCCGCTGGCAAAGGGTTTCCAGGATACCCGCGGTGCCTGGGCTGATTATTCACCAGAGCAGCAGCGCGCGATTATTGAGGCAAATATCGTAACGCTTGGACGGTTCGCTGCGCGTATGATTGTCGAGGCTGCCCATTCTCGGGGCAAATTATCTCGCGCTCAGTTTGTTGCGCTCGAGAGCCTGCTTGACCTTGGTGACAAGATAGACGGCGAAATTATCCGGAGTGCGGGAGCCGAAAATGCCTTTGGCAAAGTAATTGATCCATTTGTTGATAAACTCGATTTTTTTGTGCAAGAATTGCTGCGCGTGCTTCGCGGTGAATTAGACGTTGCGACGTTTTTGCTGAGACTCGGCCGGGACGTTACGTCGACGTATCTTCGTACAATCCAAACAGAACACTGTGGCGATGGTGCAGCACAGTGGTGGGGAAAACTCTCGACAGCAGTACGTTCGGTGAGCTTGAGAGTTGGAGATGCGTATCCGGAGAGCAAAGAAGCGCGCTGGGCAAAACACGCCGCAACAGGTATGTTGCTTGGCTCACTCGCGCTCAGTCTGTATAACTATCGGAAAACGACTGGTCACAGAGCGTAG
- the rsmD gene encoding 16S rRNA (guanine(966)-N(2))-methyltransferase RsmD, whose amino-acid sequence MYIRLIAGQYGGRKIDAPDNSRTHPMGERIRNALFNSIGTRIEGAEVLDAFAGTGAVGLEALSRGAAGVTFVERDKIAQKVLAKNVVSLDAAEKVEIVNTSVVNWLTTKSQKNYDIIFADPPYNDPQLSTVSQLFALLKPNGLMVLSWSGRGEGPNLQNGIVVVDNRSYGNAKLTSFCRIG is encoded by the coding sequence ATGTATATTCGCCTCATTGCAGGACAGTACGGTGGTCGCAAGATTGATGCACCAGACAACTCGCGCACGCATCCCATGGGTGAGCGAATACGAAATGCACTTTTCAATAGCATTGGTACTCGTATCGAAGGGGCTGAGGTTCTCGATGCATTTGCCGGCACGGGTGCGGTTGGACTTGAGGCGCTGAGTAGGGGTGCCGCAGGCGTGACATTTGTCGAACGTGACAAAATTGCTCAAAAAGTTTTGGCAAAAAATGTGGTATCGCTGGATGCAGCCGAAAAGGTGGAGATAGTCAACACATCTGTCGTAAACTGGCTCACGACGAAATCACAAAAAAATTACGACATAATCTTTGCTGATCCGCCATACAACGATCCACAGTTATCCACAGTCTCTCAGTTATTTGCTCTTCTCAAACCTAATGGGCTTATGGTATTATCTTGGTCAGGACGAGGTGAGGGACCAAATCTGCAAAACGGAATTGTTGTGGTGGACAATCGTAGTTATGGAAATGCAAAACTCACCTCGTTCTGCCGTATAGGCTAG